The DNA sequence GGTGGGCGCAAAAGACCATCCAGGTGCCCACGGTGATCGGCCACGAGTTCGTGGGCGAAGTGGCCGAGGTTGGCAGCAACGTCCCCGATCTCAAGCCAGGCGACGTGGTCAGCGGTGAGGGACACGTGGTCTGCGGCAAGTGCCGTAACTGCATGGCCGGGCGACGCCACTTGTGTGAGAAGACGCAAGGCATAGGCGTCAACCGGGCGGGCGCTTTCGCACAATACGTGGCACTGCCCCAAGCCAACATCTGGCGTCACGCGGCCGATCTCGATCGGGACGTCGAGGCCATCTTCGACCCCTTTGGAAACGCGGTGCACACGGCGCTGTCGTTCGACGTGCTCGGTGAAGACGTCTTGATCACGGGCGCCGGCCCCATCGGCCTAATGGCGGCCGCAGTCGCGCGCCACGCCGGCGCCCGCCACGTGGTCATCACCGACGTCAACGCCGACCGTCTCTCGATCGCCAAGAAGATGGGGGCGACTGTGGCCCTTGATGTACACAGGACGTCCATCGCGGAAATCCAGGTGCAGCTGGACATGAAGGAGGGCTTTGATGTCGGGCTCGAGATGAGCGGCAACCCGAGCGCTTTCAACGACATGCTCTCCAACATGTGCCACGGCGGCAAGATCGCGCTGCTGGGTCTGTTCGATAACGACGTGGCGATCGACTGGAGCCGGGTAGTCTCCAACATGTTGACCATCAAGGGCATCTACGGTCGCGAGATGTTCGAAACCTGGTACAAGATGACCGTGATGTTGCAGAGCGGGCTCAACATCGCGCCCGTGATCACGCATCGCTTCGGATTCACGGATTTCGAAAAGGGGTTCGAGGCTATGCGTGCAGGGGAATCCGGAAAAGTCGTGCTCAAGTGGGCGAACGGTTAGGCCGTGTTTTCTTCAATCCGCCGGCACATTCAAGATCAGTTGAATGAAATCCGCTCGAGTGGCCTGCAAAAGGACGAGCGCGCCATCACAACGCACCAGAAGTCCCGTGTCGGCATCGGTGAAGGCCGTGAAGTGCTCAATCTTTGTGCGAACAACTACCTCGGGCTGGCTGATCACCCCGAAGTCTTGGAGGCGGCGCACGCAGCGATCGATCGTTGGGGTTACGGCATGTCGTCGGTGCGCTTCATCTGCGGGACACAGGCCGTGCACAAGGAGCTCGAGCAGCGTCTGAGCCAGTTCGTGGGCAGCGAGGACACGATCTTGTATTCTTCCTGCTTTGACGCCAACGGCGGGCTGTTCGAGACGCTGTTGGGCTCCGAAGACGCCGTCATCAGCGACGAGCTCAATCACGCCAGCATCATCGACGGGATTCGGCTCTGCAAGGCCCGGCGCTTGCGTTTCAAGAACTGCGACATGCAGGATCTAGAGGCCCAGCTGGTCGCTGCGAAAGACGCCCGTTATCGTCTGATCGCAACGGACGGGGTGTTTTCCATGGATGGCTACGTGGCCAAGCTGGCCGAGATCTGTGATCTCGCGGATCGCTACGATGCGCTGGTCATGGTGGACGATTCCCACGCCACCGGCTTCATGGGCAAGACGGGACGCGGCAGCCACGAGCTACGCGACGTCATGGGCCGGGTGGACATCATCAGCAGCACGCTTGGAAAGGCTCTCGGCGGAGCGAGCGGCGGATTCGTGAGCGGGCCACGCGAAGTGGTGGAGCTTCTGCGGCAACGCTCACGGCCCTATCTGTTTTCCAACACGCTCTGTCCCATCATCGGCTCCGTGTCCATCAAGGTGCTCGACATGCTTTGTGCGAGCACGGCGCTCCGGGACCGGCTAGAGCGAAATACGATGCTGTTTCGCGAAGGGATGACAGCCCAGGGGTTCGAGGTGACCGCCGGCGAGCATCCCATCGTGCCCATCATGCTGGGGGACGCGCTCGTGGCGCAGCAAATGGCCGCCCGCATGCTCGCCAAGGGAGTATACGTAGTCGGTTTCTCGTATCCGGTCGTGCCCAAAGGCAAGGCGCGAATTCGCGTGCAGCTATCCGCGCTGCACACTGAGCAAGACTTGACCATGGCGATCGAGAAGTTCGCAGAAGTCAAGCGAGAGCTCGGGCTGTAGGTTCCTTGGGAATCGAAGCGGGTGTACGATGGAGCTCCGCACAGCCGGCGTGCGACCAAGAGCGGAGGAGTCGATGACGCAAGGTAGCCATGGAAACGGTGTTGGGCGCCAACCGCAGCCCCGGAAGCTGGGATGCGCAGCGGCGTTCGAGAGCAGCACACGAGTCTACGGGAGCATTTCGAAGACGCTCCCCAGGGTCTCGCTGTGGGTGGGTTGCCTGGGCCTGGGACTAGGCGCGGCGGCGTGCGACAAAAAAGAGGAAGCCGCCAAGACACAACCCGCCCCGGCAGCCGCGGCGGCGACTGCTGCCGAGCCCGAAAGCGAGGAGCAAAAGCTGCTCGAGCAGGCGAAGACCCTGTTTCAGCCTCTTCCAGCCGAGGCTGTTCACGCCAGCAACGCGCTGACCGAAGCCAAGATCAACCTGGGGCGCATCCTGTACTACGAACAACGGCTGTCCAAGAACCACGATCTGTCCTGTAACAGCTGCCACGACTTGACCAGCTACGGAGTGGATGTGCGCGAGCCCCCCGGTGCGCGCAAGACGTCCAAAGGCCACAAGGGGCAGCTCGGGGATCGCAACTCGCCGACGGTCTACAACGCGGCGCTTCACTTCGCGCAGTTCTGGGACGGCCGTGCAGCGGATGTCGAGGAGCAGGCCAAGGGGCCGATCCTGAACCCGGTGGAGATGGCCATGCCGAGCGAGGCGGCCGTGATCGCCGTGCTCAAGTCGATACCGGGCTACGCCAAGCTGTTCCAGGAGGCGTTCCCTGAGGACGCCGATCCCATCAACTACAACAATATCGGGCTGGCGATCGGCGCGTTCGAGCGCAAATTGATGACCCCCGGACCCTTCGACGACTACCTGAACGGAAACGAAAAGGCGCTGAGCGCGGCCCAGCAGGACGGGCTGCGCGCCTTCATGGAAGTGGGCTGCATCACCTGCCACAGCGGGCCGCTCCTGGGCGGCAACATGTACCAGAAGCTCGGCCTGCTCAAGCCCTACCCCAGCGAGGACGAGGGGCGCTACCGCGTCACCAAAAACGAGGGCGAGAAGTACTTCTTCAAGGTTCCAAGCCTACGCAACATCGCCAAGACCGCGCCGTACCTGCACGACGGCTCGCTTGCTGGATTAAAGGAGACGGTCGCCATCATGGCGGAGTATCAATCCACCGGCGGAAAGCAGGGCGACGACAAGGTGCAAGCGATCGTGGCCTTCCTCGACAGCCTGACGGGGACGATACCCTCGCAGTACATCGCCAAACCCGAGATGCCCGCCTCCGGTCCAAAGACCCCGAAACCAGATCCCACGTAGTCCGCGCACCAAGGAGGCGCTGCAGTCCGCGAACGCGGGTCAGGCTCCACTTCCCCGATGAAGGAAAGTGTGGGAAAGGTCTGCCATGAGCTTCCCTAAACGTGCAGCCAGTTTATTGATCCTCGTGTCAGGGTCGCTCCCTGGCCCTGACGGAACCGCGAAGGCGCAGGTGCCGCCCGCTTCCGGACCCGGCGGGTCAAAGGCGGCTCCTGCGCAAGCATCCGCGCAACAGACGCCACGACCCGCGGGGCGTGCCCCGTCCGGCGCGGATGGGAAGGCCGAGGAGATCGTCGTGACGGGCTCGAGAATCCGCACCAACGTGCTGGACAAGCAAGCCCCGATTATCGACATGTCCCGCACGGACCTAGACCGCAGCGGCGAGACCTCGGTCGGCGATCTGCTCCAGAAGCTGCCGGTATCCGGAGGCGCGCTCAATACCAAGTTCAACGACAGCGGGAACAACGGTTTTCCCCCGGACGGCAACGGTATTGGTGCCGGCTCGACGCAAGCCGACCTGCGTTACCTGGGTTCGAAGCGCGTGCTCGTGCTGGTCGACGGGGTGCGCTGGATCCAGGGTGCCTCCGCAAGCGGCGTGCCCTCCGCCACCGATCTCAACACGATCCCCATGGGCATGATCGAGCGCATCGAGGTGCTTCAGGACGGCGCCTCCCCCATCTACGGCTCGGACGCCATCGCGGGCGTGATCAACATCATTACCAGGAAGAACTACAGCGGCGCCTTTGCCACGGCGTACGCGGGTGGCTATGGCGACGCGATCGACGGGCCGGCCGGCCGCCAGCTGCAGCTCGACGGCTTTACCCAGCAGTACAACGTGGGCTGGGGCAACGTCAGCGACCGCATGTCGCTGCTCTTCGCCGCTTCCTTTGCGGACCAAAGGCGCGTCGTCACGGGCAACCGTGATGAGACGCGCTGGCCCATGCCCAACATGGTCGAGTGCAACAGCCGCTGCTCGTCGTACACACCCCAGGGGCGGATCGTGTTCACCGATCCCACTGCGCTGGACCCCACGACCGGCAGGCCCGTCCGCCACAATATCGCTCTGCGGGATGGCTACGACTTGCCACCCGGGCAGAGCCCGAACTGGATGGCTCACTACGACCCCTTCACCAGCGATCGGCGCTTCAATTGGGGACCCTTGAATCTGGTGCTCACGCCGTCGAGGCGCTTCGGCACCTCCACCCAGCTGGGCTACCACCTCTCCCCGCAGGTTCAGGCCCACGCCCGCATCGCGTACACCCGTCGCCGATCGGTCAACCAGGCCGCTCCCGAGCCCCTGCCGATCGGTCCGGGCGGAGGCGGGACCGGACCGCTGACAGCCCTGACCATTCCGAGCTTTGACCCGAACCTGGCTGCGGCACTGCCGAGCCGTTACCAGAACTTCAGCCCTTTTCCTTTTGCCTTGACGCCCGAGACGAACTTCGTGATCTACCGCCGGCCCCTCGAAGGGGGACCTCGCATCTTCAACCAAACCGTCAACACCCTGGTTGCATCCGGCGGTCTCGCCGGCGACTTCAGCCTCGGCAGCCAAGATTTCCACTGGGACACAACGTTTGTTTATGGAGTCAACCGGGCCGACCAGATCAAGAACAACGCCTACGACGCAGAGCGGATTCGCAAGGCGCTGAGCTACAACGAATGCGCCCTGGATCCCAAGTGCGTACCGCTCAACATCTTCGGCGGCCAGGGCTCGGGCGGTCTGGGAACCATCACCCGGGAGATGCTGGACTACATCCAGTTCGTGCAAAAGGACGTCTCACAGCAAACGTTGATTGATCTTACGCTGAACATCACGGGCGGTATCGCGGAGCTGCCTGGAGGCACTATGGGCTTCGCCACAGGAGTCGAGCTGCGGCGGCACCAAGGATTCTTTCAGCCCGATGGCATCGTGGCCCGAGGCGATACAGCCGGCATCCCCGCCGCGCCCACGCGAGGCAGCATCGACGTTGCCGAGGGGTACGCCGAGGTCCGGCTGCCGCTGTTTGATCAGGCCGGACCTGTCGACCTGTGGGACGTCTCGGGAGCAGCCCGTGTCTCGAGCTACAGCACATCGGGCACGCAGACGACCTATCGGGTTGGGTCACGTTTGCGTTTGGTCGACGATGTTCTTTTTCGCGGCAGCTGGGGTCAGGGCTTCCGCGCTCCGGGGATCGGAGAGCTCTTTGGCTCTCCGGCTCGCTTCGATCAGGGCCTGGCGGACCGCTGCTCCGATTTCAACAAGATGCACCAAGACCCCGTCAAGCAGCAGGAGCAAGCGCAGATCGCGGCGCGTTGCCAGCAGGTGTGGAACGCAGGTATCCTGCCGAGCGACGGCTCCTACACGCAGGCCAACTCGCAGCTGCCCGTGACGACGGGCGGCAATCCGGAGCTCAAGGCCGAGACCTCCACCAGCCTGACAGCGAGTCTGGTCTACAGCCCCTC is a window from the Pseudomonadota bacterium genome containing:
- the tdh gene encoding L-threonine 3-dehydrogenase, with the protein product MKALVKSKPEIGLWLEDVPIPEIGIDDVLVKVLRTGICGTDLHIYNWDGWAQKTIQVPTVIGHEFVGEVAEVGSNVPDLKPGDVVSGEGHVVCGKCRNCMAGRRHLCEKTQGIGVNRAGAFAQYVALPQANIWRHAADLDRDVEAIFDPFGNAVHTALSFDVLGEDVLITGAGPIGLMAAAVARHAGARHVVITDVNADRLSIAKKMGATVALDVHRTSIAEIQVQLDMKEGFDVGLEMSGNPSAFNDMLSNMCHGGKIALLGLFDNDVAIDWSRVVSNMLTIKGIYGREMFETWYKMTVMLQSGLNIAPVITHRFGFTDFEKGFEAMRAGESGKVVLKWANG
- the kbl gene encoding glycine C-acetyltransferase, coding for MFSSIRRHIQDQLNEIRSSGLQKDERAITTHQKSRVGIGEGREVLNLCANNYLGLADHPEVLEAAHAAIDRWGYGMSSVRFICGTQAVHKELEQRLSQFVGSEDTILYSSCFDANGGLFETLLGSEDAVISDELNHASIIDGIRLCKARRLRFKNCDMQDLEAQLVAAKDARYRLIATDGVFSMDGYVAKLAEICDLADRYDALVMVDDSHATGFMGKTGRGSHELRDVMGRVDIISSTLGKALGGASGGFVSGPREVVELLRQRSRPYLFSNTLCPIIGSVSIKVLDMLCASTALRDRLERNTMLFREGMTAQGFEVTAGEHPIVPIMLGDALVAQQMAARMLAKGVYVVGFSYPVVPKGKARIRVQLSALHTEQDLTMAIEKFAEVKRELGL
- a CDS encoding cytochrome-c peroxidase, producing MTQGSHGNGVGRQPQPRKLGCAAAFESSTRVYGSISKTLPRVSLWVGCLGLGLGAAACDKKEEAAKTQPAPAAAAATAAEPESEEQKLLEQAKTLFQPLPAEAVHASNALTEAKINLGRILYYEQRLSKNHDLSCNSCHDLTSYGVDVREPPGARKTSKGHKGQLGDRNSPTVYNAALHFAQFWDGRAADVEEQAKGPILNPVEMAMPSEAAVIAVLKSIPGYAKLFQEAFPEDADPINYNNIGLAIGAFERKLMTPGPFDDYLNGNEKALSAAQQDGLRAFMEVGCITCHSGPLLGGNMYQKLGLLKPYPSEDEGRYRVTKNEGEKYFFKVPSLRNIAKTAPYLHDGSLAGLKETVAIMAEYQSTGGKQGDDKVQAIVAFLDSLTGTIPSQYIAKPEMPASGPKTPKPDPT
- a CDS encoding TonB-dependent receptor, whose product is MAHYDPFTSDRRFNWGPLNLVLTPSRRFGTSTQLGYHLSPQVQAHARIAYTRRRSVNQAAPEPLPIGPGGGGTGPLTALTIPSFDPNLAAALPSRYQNFSPFPFALTPETNFVIYRRPLEGGPRIFNQTVNTLVASGGLAGDFSLGSQDFHWDTTFVYGVNRADQIKNNAYDAERIRKALSYNECALDPKCVPLNIFGGQGSGGLGTITREMLDYIQFVQKDVSQQTLIDLTLNITGGIAELPGGTMGFATGVELRRHQGFFQPDGIVARGDTAGIPAAPTRGSIDVAEGYAEVRLPLFDQAGPVDLWDVSGAARVSSYSTSGTQTTYRVGSRLRLVDDVLFRGSWGQGFRAPGIGELFGSPARFDQGLADRCSDFNKMHQDPVKQQEQAQIAARCQQVWNAGILPSDGSYTQANSQLPVTTGGNPELKAETSTSLTASLVYSPSFVSELPGVDRLSLEVTYYRYQINDPIQAINGQVTLDRCVLGNDQAACDRIARVPGGAIQRIDGQLTNFGSISTDGVDFTLSYWSPHTAFGQFRLTSLSSVLLSFSEILPAGSQSGVATIERAGTEVGSPLRAYPRLKSSLILDWLHSPNLRASWTLRYLGSVTESCGRLPDTDLVPGETITYHEKYCTDPQSDERTMPMTFYNNVQVTWSPERLDRRLDFTVGVNNILNQAPPACYSCGRGFDATTYEIPGVFGYVRAGYRL